The genome window GATGCGGCCTAAATAAACCATTGGCTTTGCCGCAAGTAAACTGCCGGCCGTTCCTGCAAATCCATGTGCCGCCCCCATCGTCAGGCTGATGAAAAGGAAAATGATTGCAAACTCCTTCAGCACGGCCACTCCCGGACTAAAAGAAAATAAGTGAGGTACAAACTGGAAAAAAGAGAAAACTATTAACCCGGCTATACCTGCTCTCTGCACCCAAACCCCAAAGGAGTTGCGCCAGCTTACATTTTCTTTGAACCTGCTGCTTTTCTCAACTATAGCTAACAATGCCCCGGCACCTAAAAAATGAAAAGAACTGATAGGTAATACGCCCAACCTGCTCCCGCCTATCTCAAGGAAAGCACACGTCAGTTTAAATAGCGGGGCCAGCAGTATAAATCCTATAACTGTAGAGGTAAGGTATCGCTTAGGGGTGAAAAGGATTACAAACGGCCATAGGAGGTAAAATTGTTCTTCTACAGCCAGAGACCACAAATGAGAAGCTTCTCCTATCCAATGGCCCTCCAAGAAAATAGCAATGTTTGAAAGATAACTCAGGTGCCATGGCAAGTATAACAGCATGTTATGAGACCCGAGCAGAGTGGTAAGCAGAATCACAAGGTAAAACAACGGGAAAATACGAAGCAGGCGGCGGGCATAAAAACTTTTAATGATTTGCCCTTTACCGGCACCCACCTTTTCGGCTTTTGTACGGGCATCTAACAAAATGCCTGTTATCAGGTAGCCACTCAACACGAAAAAGAGCTGTACGCCAAGGCCGCCCAAGCCCATTTCCTTTACTTCCGGGGTCCAGTGAAAAAGTATAACCATTGCCACTGCAATTGCCCTGAGCCCATCCAGTTGCACCATGTAACCTGGTGCTGTATGCTTGCTATTCATAAAAACTGCTTTCCCTATACGCTGCTCCCACCACTTAACCTTTTAGAAAGCAGGCCGCAAAATTACAAAAAAGGAACAGTTTAAAGTTGACAAAACCTGAAGATGATCTTCTGATGTTGTGAGAATTTTGAAGCTTGCCTTTAAACAGAATCAGGGCAGCAGGTAATCCGGAACAGAAATCTTGAAACGTTCTTGAAGTAAACAAGGTATCAGTCCACCATATAAGCTATGGTTTATATGCATTAAATTTGCCGCTTTAATTCGTTTCCGGCCACTCACGCACAGATAACATGATAATAAGACCAAAACTTAACTGGCTAAGGATGCTTTTTGTTTGGCGGGGATCTGTTCTGAAAGAGATACTTCCGAGGCTTATTACATTGTTTGTGCTTTCGCTGCTGGTTGTATACCTGCGTGGGAAGTTGTTCGATTTTAAAATACCTCTTAACCCTGCACCATTTACCTTGATAGGCATTGCTCTAGCTATATTTCTTGGCTTCCGGAACAATGCAAGCTATGACCGGTTCTGGGAAGGACGCAAACTATGGGGCGCATTGCTTAACGTTACCCGCTCACTGGCAAGGCAAAGCGCTACCATGAGCGGACTATCCTCAGACTCAAAAGAAGTCCACCACTTCATTCATCTGCTGATTGCTTTTACTTACTCCCTAAAGCACCAGTTAAGACTTACAGATGCAACAGAAGACATGCAACGGCTCCTGCCACTTCCGCTGGCCAGTGCTCTACAACAGGCCAGGTATAAACCCATCATGCTACTGAAGGAAATGGGGCTTTGGGTGCAGTACCGCAAACAGCAAGGAAGTATAGATACGATCACCCAGACAGCCTTTGACAATAATTTTAACCAGCTTTCAGATATTGTGGGTGGTTGCGAACGAATTGCCGGCACTCCTATTCCGTATCCCTACAGTGTATTATTGCATCGTACAGTATATGCTTTTTGCTTTTTGCTGCCTTTTGGTCTGGTAGACAGCATCGGGTGGATGACACCTTTCTTCGTGGTTTTTGTAGGCTATACTTTTATGGCCCTGGATGCCATCATAAGCGAGATTGAAGAACCTTTCGGTATCGCCCCTAACGACCTTGCCCTGAACAGCATGAGCCAGATGATCGAAACCACTCTTCTGGAAATAATAGATCAGCCTGCACCCATATTCCCAGAAAGTAAAGATCCTTATATTTTAAATTAAGCAGCAGATAAGCTATTGGTAATTACACGTTATCAGTTAACAATAGCCTAACTAAACTATAAGATAAGGCTTATCTCAACCTGTAAAAGTATAGATTAAGATTATTGGCGAAGGCTTTTTCGCTCAGGGTAAAATACCCGTTGCTGCTCACTGAGAAAGTAACCGCTTCTCCCTGTGGCTCCATGGTATAAGGCAGGTTGTTATAGTTCTTCTGCAGGGTCTGCTCTATCGGTTCGTTCCCTTTCCGTTCATAATGGTATAATTGCGTGTACGTCTTTATTATTATCTCTCTGCCATCATCAGACAAAGCTGCACTGACTACCCCATTGTAAGACAAAGAACCCACCAGCTCGGCTGTATTAGTGGCACTGGTATTACAAGGAAAGCTTATTTTATAGATCCTGGAGGTGTTATCTCTTTTGGTAATGATATAAATATTTTTGCTTGCATGGTCTACCAAAAAAGCTTCTGCATCGTGGGCGCCATCCGGGTAGGTAAATTTTATACTTGTATAACTCTTAACTGTATCAGTGGAGGCATCCGGTTCCCGGAATTTATAGATCGTGTTCACTTGGTTTACTTTTGTATTGTCGCCAATGTCAGCTATATACAACTCATTACCAGACAATAACATATCTTCCCAGTCCCGGTTAGTAGTACCTTTTAAGTAGATGGTTTTCGCAAGCTCGCCGTTATGACGCAGTAAGTATAACTGGGCAGGGTTGCCCCCGTCTTCGTGCGCCCATAAATAACCCGGGTTTACTTTACTATCTGCAATACCAGAAGTTTCTGCCAATAGTGGTGTTACAGGTGTAATTACAGGAATATTATTGATCGCTTTTGTTTCAGCGGGTATTTCCTCTTTTGTGCATCCCAGCAAAAAAGAAAACATACATACTGCGACGACCTGGGTTATACTTAAAAGTTGCCTCATACGCACAAAGTTTCAACAATCACTCTTTATTCGGTACCTACCATTCCTACTGAAGAGCATGGTAGTTCATCAGATTTTAAACATTCTGCAAGGCTTTATAAGCAGCTTACTTCTCACCTGCAGAAATCTTCCTTGCTACAAAATCCCGAAAAAGAAAGTTCGTTGGCTGGCTCGTAAGTCCGATAAAAGTTAAAAGCCACTTCACCGGGCTGATGAAGTGGCTTTTAAAGGATAGGTGTTTTTTTAGATTGGTGTATGCTAAGACTTAAGAAAGTAAGACTTTAGCTGGAACAGCATTTTTGTAACTTTATAGTTACCAGCCGGGCTACTGTCCTTCTTTATCTTTCGGAGGATTGATCATGATGTGAGCGCCGTGTGTTCCGGGGTTCATTATCCAGGGCATAGCCGGACCTTCAGGCTTCAGGGGCAGGCCGGTACTTTCTGCGGTAGCAAACGGAATATATACTACATAGCGCAGGTAACCATTCTTTACTTCACCGGTTGCAGCATTAAAGTCATCATCAGAAGCAGTATAAACAAAGAGCGTTGTTGGTTGTCCGGGCATCTTAAGTTTACCACTTTTTACTTCCTTTTCGCGGGCGGCAAATATTTCCTGCGCTGCCTTTCCTGCTTTCCGCAGTTCCCGTCCACGGGCCATAAACGGATTCAGGTCGCGGTGGTAACAAGATACAGAGAACCCTTTCTGCTTAGGGTTATCCGCAAGGCAGATCATTTCGTTGGTACCTTTTCGCAGCTGTGTAAACTCCCCTTTCTGGTTATACCCATACACGGTAGCCCCTGCCCTTTTATCTGATGGGGCAGCCAGTACAGCGGCTTTAATTTGTATTTCCGGTGCTGGTATATTTGTCTTTGTTTGCCCTGTAACACTTATTGTGGTTGCAGCCATTATAGCAATAAAAAGTAGTGTTTTTTTCATGCCTGTATAGTTTAGGTAGTACATTTTAACAGAGATTCCTCTGATAACTAAATAAGATATAACGTGCAGCAGTACGTAGGTACAGTGCAGCATCCTTACCAGATAAAAGCTTTACCAGCCCCTCGCTTTCAGAAGTTTATCAGTGCTTTAACTTTTACCTATACCTGCCATAACTTTTTAGAGTTATACGTGTAATCACTGATTATCAATGTGTTTAGTTATTCAGCTTATACTTCTGGATATTTCTGCTCCTATATGAGGAAAGGGCCATACTTTATAGTTAACGGGATTACACTTTACCGGCTGCTCGCTGCTTTCTTGCTGTTACTGCTGCTCTTTTACAAAAGGCTGGACTTATTTAAGTGGCTGCTGCCCCTTAGTTTTTTTACAGATGCCATTGATGGTTTTCTGGCGCGTAAGTATAAAACAGCAAGTATTCTAGGCTCTAAGCTCGACTCGATAGCAGATCAGTTTACGATTATTGCTGCAATTGCCGGTATGTTTATTTTTAGAGGGGATTTTGTACGGGAAAACGTAGCTGTTATAGCCGTTGTGCTTGGCTTATACTTTATCCAGACAGTTTTAGCCCTGATCCGTTACAACCGGATAAGTAGTTTCCATACCTACCTGGCTAAAATAGCAGCCATACTTAGCGGAATTTTCCTGATACTGCTATTCTTGCTGCCTGAGCCACTTTACCCGCTGTTCTATGTAATGGCCATACTTACAGGTATAGAATTGCTGGAAGAGATCATACTTGTGTTTGTGTTACCGGAGTGGCAGGCAGATGTTAAAGGGCTTTACTGGATTTTACAGAAAAAGAGGTGATACCATTTAGCACACCTGATTTTTGATTCTTGTTCAGGAAATTGCTGCCCCCGGCCCCTGCACACCTGCAGGTTGTTTTACTAATG of Pontibacter deserti contains these proteins:
- a CDS encoding acyltransferase family protein, producing MNSKHTAPGYMVQLDGLRAIAVAMVILFHWTPEVKEMGLGGLGVQLFFVLSGYLITGILLDARTKAEKVGAGKGQIIKSFYARRLLRIFPLFYLVILLTTLLGSHNMLLYLPWHLSYLSNIAIFLEGHWIGEASHLWSLAVEEQFYLLWPFVILFTPKRYLTSTVIGFILLAPLFKLTCAFLEIGGSRLGVLPISSFHFLGAGALLAIVEKSSRFKENVSWRNSFGVWVQRAGIAGLIVFSFFQFVPHLFSFSPGVAVLKEFAIIFLFISLTMGAAHGFAGTAGSLLAAKPMVYLGRISYGLYLLHNFVPYFVTKLLRHYHINAEEMIGAGGLLFVYTVLLLLLSAFFWHVFESRLNKYKSHFPYVAKQEKKELLVKSKM
- a CDS encoding bestrophin family protein, which codes for MIIRPKLNWLRMLFVWRGSVLKEILPRLITLFVLSLLVVYLRGKLFDFKIPLNPAPFTLIGIALAIFLGFRNNASYDRFWEGRKLWGALLNVTRSLARQSATMSGLSSDSKEVHHFIHLLIAFTYSLKHQLRLTDATEDMQRLLPLPLASALQQARYKPIMLLKEMGLWVQYRKQQGSIDTITQTAFDNNFNQLSDIVGGCERIAGTPIPYPYSVLLHRTVYAFCFLLPFGLVDSIGWMTPFFVVFVGYTFMALDAIISEIEEPFGIAPNDLALNSMSQMIETTLLEIIDQPAPIFPESKDPYILN
- a CDS encoding CDP-alcohol phosphatidyltransferase family protein; this encodes MRKGPYFIVNGITLYRLLAAFLLLLLLFYKRLDLFKWLLPLSFFTDAIDGFLARKYKTASILGSKLDSIADQFTIIAAIAGMFIFRGDFVRENVAVIAVVLGLYFIQTVLALIRYNRISSFHTYLAKIAAILSGIFLILLFLLPEPLYPLFYVMAILTGIELLEEIILVFVLPEWQADVKGLYWILQKKR